The proteins below come from a single Edaphobacter acidisoli genomic window:
- a CDS encoding TonB-dependent receptor gives MSGRVVDPTGAVIPSASIEVTNTGTGLDRTVSSSATGEYTIPSLPVGTYSLKATGAGFKTYAQSGIVLEDGQNARVDVVLQVGSTNETVEVSAQATQVDTSSATVRTEVDSTQIKELPLNTRNTLQLITLVPGVGAATLPPAVINQRNGPTFSVNGSRVNGSEVSLDGAIFVTGLYNRPANLPNPDSIGEFSLITNNAGAEYGHASGGAFVAVSKAGTNSFHGSAWEFLRNDALNARNWFAPAPAAKPILKQNQFGVAGGGPVLKNKVFFFATYEGLRIHQVTLENLATITPAQRSGDFSALTAQLHDPYNATCGTNGNGPGTGSTPCNYTTANGYAGTNQIPKSEWDTMSVAFMNTYIPTPTLQPSGQWAYTDQVATPTSGNQYTIRGDYRVTKNDQAYVRFFHMVTSAVTGPPYSSIISSKFYDNFSNSNWGTTVRDTHTFSSNLIGDFGFSDTNLSTTGTPEGTIITGTQMGAQYNTGGYNVSPLVSVSGVTSFGSGNPWYENTALKQADAKLSWVKGKHLWQFGAMALREAENIEWIDTNSAGNPTFSGIETGNNWADYLIGKPISFGQYTPYYGNEHSVELGFYAQDAYKASSRLTLNLGVRWDLFFPWVEFNHDSPTVTFDPSFHSTRFPTAPPGLAFPGDPGIPSGTIFMDKGDFAPRLGFAYDVFGDGKTSVRGGYGIFYNAPGAITMANEIEAPPFETQLVFTPNTFTNPYGGTGYTNPFPYPYLNPGTNPLWPFPAQFYSPDPHLKNAFTQQYNFNVQHEFPKDFMVQAGYVGSHGNQLWDGNQANAAPYSAGGTAANAQSRRPFLPQYYAGITRIANIGFSNYNSMQITARKRFSADYTMQFAYTFAKSLDAGSYADADGGTAQNPASPIAGEYARSDFNQKHLLSVNGVWNLPQFEKLGPAKYAAGGWMVSGIVSYSSGTPFSVTTGSAAPWLGAGRDIGALRLNVTGTNPCAGCGGRDSWARTGYFNTTAFASPLVAPAVYGTFGNSGRNSLVGPSYFDTDMSLVKNFPLLFRENSKVQFRADFFNLFNNVNFSNPTTSSASSVFGKITSAQNARQVQLALRLDF, from the coding sequence ATGTCCGGTAGAGTTGTAGACCCAACCGGAGCCGTAATTCCCAGTGCATCCATCGAGGTTACAAATACAGGAACCGGCCTGGACCGTACCGTTTCCAGCTCGGCGACTGGCGAATATACAATTCCTTCTCTGCCGGTCGGCACATACAGCCTGAAGGCTACAGGGGCGGGGTTCAAAACTTACGCTCAGTCCGGGATCGTTCTTGAGGACGGACAAAATGCCCGTGTTGATGTAGTGCTGCAAGTCGGCAGCACAAACGAAACGGTTGAAGTCTCCGCGCAGGCAACGCAGGTGGACACCAGCTCGGCAACTGTCCGTACTGAGGTGGACAGCACCCAGATTAAAGAGCTACCCCTGAACACGCGCAATACGCTGCAACTCATCACCCTCGTGCCTGGAGTAGGTGCCGCCACCCTGCCCCCCGCAGTGATAAACCAGCGCAATGGGCCGACCTTCAGCGTGAATGGAAGCCGCGTTAACGGCAGTGAAGTCTCACTTGACGGCGCTATCTTTGTAACCGGACTCTACAACCGCCCAGCGAACCTTCCCAATCCTGACTCGATCGGGGAATTCTCGCTGATAACAAACAATGCCGGCGCAGAGTACGGACATGCGTCGGGAGGAGCATTTGTAGCCGTCAGCAAAGCGGGAACCAACAGCTTCCATGGATCGGCATGGGAGTTTTTGCGTAACGACGCGCTCAATGCGAGAAACTGGTTCGCGCCCGCTCCGGCGGCAAAACCGATATTGAAACAAAACCAATTCGGCGTCGCTGGCGGCGGACCGGTCCTCAAGAACAAGGTATTCTTCTTCGCCACCTACGAGGGCCTGCGAATTCATCAGGTAACTCTTGAGAATCTCGCCACCATAACACCGGCTCAGCGTAGTGGGGACTTTAGCGCTCTTACAGCGCAACTCCACGACCCGTATAACGCCACATGCGGTACAAATGGCAATGGTCCGGGTACTGGCAGCACTCCCTGTAATTACACTACCGCCAATGGATATGCAGGCACAAATCAAATTCCCAAGAGCGAATGGGACACGATGTCAGTGGCCTTCATGAATACCTACATACCCACTCCAACCCTGCAGCCCTCCGGGCAGTGGGCGTATACGGACCAGGTGGCAACTCCTACCAGCGGCAACCAATACACGATCAGAGGCGATTACCGCGTAACGAAAAACGATCAGGCGTATGTACGTTTCTTCCATATGGTTACCTCGGCCGTAACCGGTCCTCCATATTCCTCCATCATTTCCTCTAAGTTCTACGACAACTTCTCCAACTCCAATTGGGGTACTACCGTCAGGGATACACACACGTTCTCGTCCAACCTGATTGGCGACTTCGGATTTTCGGACACAAATCTATCGACCACCGGCACCCCCGAGGGAACAATCATAACGGGGACGCAAATGGGAGCCCAATATAATACCGGCGGATACAACGTTTCTCCGTTGGTGTCAGTATCTGGTGTCACAAGTTTTGGTTCAGGGAATCCATGGTATGAAAATACGGCTTTGAAACAAGCCGACGCAAAGCTGTCATGGGTCAAGGGAAAGCATCTATGGCAGTTCGGTGCGATGGCCCTTCGTGAAGCCGAGAACATCGAATGGATCGACACGAACTCCGCCGGAAATCCAACCTTTAGCGGCATTGAGACGGGAAACAATTGGGCCGACTATCTTATTGGGAAGCCTATCAGCTTCGGACAGTACACCCCTTATTACGGTAACGAGCATTCAGTGGAATTGGGATTCTATGCTCAAGATGCATATAAGGCATCGTCTCGGCTGACACTGAATCTGGGCGTACGGTGGGATCTCTTCTTCCCCTGGGTAGAATTTAATCACGACTCTCCTACTGTTACCTTCGATCCGAGTTTTCATTCCACGCGATTCCCAACCGCTCCTCCGGGCCTCGCATTTCCTGGGGACCCCGGAATTCCGTCCGGGACCATCTTCATGGACAAAGGTGACTTTGCGCCGCGGCTTGGATTTGCCTACGACGTCTTCGGCGATGGAAAGACATCGGTTCGCGGAGGTTATGGCATCTTCTATAACGCACCTGGGGCGATCACCATGGCCAATGAAATTGAGGCGCCGCCATTCGAGACGCAACTGGTATTCACCCCGAATACTTTCACCAATCCCTACGGAGGGACTGGTTACACAAACCCATTCCCATACCCCTACCTCAACCCCGGAACGAACCCGCTATGGCCGTTTCCGGCGCAGTTTTATTCGCCGGACCCGCATCTCAAGAATGCGTTCACGCAACAATACAATTTCAACGTGCAGCATGAGTTCCCGAAAGACTTCATGGTGCAGGCCGGCTATGTTGGAAGTCACGGAAACCAGTTGTGGGATGGGAACCAGGCCAATGCGGCTCCCTACTCCGCAGGAGGTACCGCAGCAAATGCGCAGTCGCGCCGTCCTTTCCTGCCCCAGTATTACGCTGGCATCACAAGAATAGCCAATATTGGATTCTCCAATTACAACTCCATGCAGATCACCGCACGGAAGCGCTTTTCCGCGGATTATACCATGCAATTCGCTTACACGTTCGCGAAGTCTCTCGACGCGGGCTCCTATGCCGATGCGGATGGTGGAACTGCACAAAATCCGGCCAGTCCCATCGCCGGCGAATATGCCAGGTCCGACTTCAATCAGAAGCATCTGTTGAGCGTCAACGGGGTTTGGAATCTTCCGCAGTTTGAGAAGCTGGGCCCTGCAAAATATGCTGCAGGTGGATGGATGGTTTCAGGAATTGTGAGTTACAGCAGCGGTACTCCGTTCTCTGTTACTACCGGGTCCGCAGCACCCTGGCTCGGAGCGGGCAGGGATATTGGAGCCCTGCGCCTGAACGTGACGGGCACGAACCCCTGTGCAGGTTGCGGTGGCCGTGACTCGTGGGCCAGAACGGGATATTTCAACACAACGGCCTTCGCTTCGCCGCTCGTCGCGCCTGCCGTCTACGGAACCTTCGGCAACAGCGGACGCAACAGCCTTGTCGGCCCCTCGTATTTCGATACCGACATGAGCCTTGTGAAGAACTTTCCTCTGTTGTTCCGTGAAAACTCGAAAGTTCAATTTCGCGCTGACTTTTTCAACCTTTTCAACAACGTAAACTTTAGCAACCCAACCACCTCGAGCGCTTCGTCTGTCTTTGGCAAGATTACTTCTGCCCAAAACGCCAGACAGGTCCAGCTTGCGCTCCGGTTGGACTTTTAG
- a CDS encoding GRP family sugar transporter — translation MYQPEAYWIALLLMLVSMLCWGSWANAVKLCPGYRFQLFYWDYVLGLIAAAVVWGLTFGSFGSTGMPFLQDVAKTSSQALLLAFAGGAVFNIANLLLVAAIDIAGLAVAFPVGIGLALVVGAVSNYILSPKGNPLLLFGGIALVVGAIVLDAMAYRQRESGQPRSARRGLIISLISGLLMGSFYPLVSGAMSGEHAIEPYAAVLFFAIGVAVCAVPVNYLFMRFPLDAGLPVKMQSYRVAPLRWHLAGILGGAIWCTGALANFLASKAHIVGPAVSYSIGQGATMISAAWGVFIWHEFASASPRARILLTWMFILFLSGLGTIAIAPLSNLR, via the coding sequence ATGTATCAGCCTGAGGCCTACTGGATTGCGCTGTTGTTGATGTTGGTAAGCATGCTGTGCTGGGGGTCTTGGGCAAACGCGGTCAAGCTGTGTCCGGGGTACCGTTTTCAACTCTTCTACTGGGACTATGTTCTTGGCTTGATTGCGGCCGCGGTAGTGTGGGGTCTGACATTTGGAAGTTTTGGATCGACAGGGATGCCGTTCCTGCAGGATGTAGCAAAGACTTCGAGCCAGGCACTTCTGCTGGCCTTTGCAGGGGGCGCAGTCTTCAACATTGCAAATTTGCTGCTGGTTGCGGCCATCGATATTGCCGGATTAGCCGTCGCATTTCCGGTCGGAATCGGGCTCGCGCTGGTGGTTGGAGCAGTCAGCAACTACATTCTTTCTCCGAAAGGCAATCCGCTTCTTCTTTTCGGAGGCATCGCGCTGGTGGTTGGTGCCATTGTGCTCGATGCAATGGCTTACCGGCAAAGAGAGAGCGGACAACCCAGGTCGGCACGGCGCGGACTGATCATCAGTCTGATCTCTGGACTGCTGATGGGAAGTTTTTATCCGCTGGTATCGGGGGCAATGAGTGGTGAACACGCAATTGAGCCGTACGCAGCAGTTCTTTTCTTCGCCATTGGGGTGGCTGTCTGCGCTGTGCCTGTGAACTATTTATTCATGCGCTTTCCGCTCGACGCCGGTCTGCCTGTGAAGATGCAGAGCTATCGGGTGGCGCCGCTGCGCTGGCATTTGGCGGGGATTCTTGGCGGAGCAATCTGGTGCACGGGTGCGCTGGCGAACTTTCTTGCCTCCAAAGCGCACATTGTTGGGCCGGCCGTTTCGTACTCCATCGGCCAGGGCGCAACCATGATCTCCGCAGCGTGGGGTGTGTTTATCTGGCATGAGTTTGCGTCGGCCTCACCGAGGGCCAGGATACTGCTGACCTGGATGTTCATTCTGTTTTTGAGTGGGCTGGGAACGATTGCAATTGCACCACTTTCTAATCTGCGCTGA